atCTGATTTAAACGATAGTCAATTAACAGCACAAATACATTCAATACTACCGCTGGAATGTAACAGCTCCTGGTACCCTACCTCAATTTGCTCATTGAATGACGGAAAGGTCAACTATAGGTTGCAATAGAGTCGATTACGAATCtaggtaaaataaacaaatagtaacaaataataacaatctaATAATGAAACAGAGCGTTAATgataagattaaaaattaagttttgacTAATTGAAACGTcacacaaaactattaaaaaaaaaaattgttatataaaaatataaataacgtgtcaagttaatgaattatgaataatCTACACTGAAAGATAATGAGCACAATAATGTTAATGAATACCAAGATTACTTACTTCAACAAATATCTGTAAATTCAACAGCAACTGATTTCGCACACAATTTGCCGGATGAATATGCCGGGGTAGGTACGTACACTGTGCAGTATAGGTATAAATTTGTCCTTCACAAGGTGAAACTAGGGACCAAAAACCGTAAAATTCCGAAAATTTctaatttggcatttagaaaattgttaattgataaaatagtcgattgttatattagtttaagaCCTATTTTGCAGTTTCAATacgacagaaaaaaaaactgaaaaaagatTAGTTTAGTAAACTTTCTCGAGTCTCTTTATCAATCGCATCAATCGCAACTCTATGCGACGATGATAATGTCACCGTCAAATACTCAATACTGTCATGAGTGTCATGTTACATGTCTAAAAATTGTTTACACTTTATGCTTTgcatttattgattttgattttataattcaaaacatGAGTGATTCAGATTCCAAGAGTGAAAAAAAACCTATCGTCATCAAAAATGCTACAGATTTGCAACGACTCAAACTTGAAAAACTTATGAAAAATCCCGTAaggatataaattaattatttacacttCCGCTTCGACTTTTTACTTATATTCGTTTCTTTTTATCCTCAGGATAAACCTGTAGTGATACCAGAGCCTCCAAAATCGAAATCATTAGCAGCACCACCAGATTTCGTCCGCAATGTAATGGGATCAAGTGCTGGCGCTGGTTCAGGAGAATTTCACGTTTACCGTCATTTGAGACGAAAAGAATACGCTAGGCAAaaatttattcaagaaaaaagTGAAAAGGTAATAACTATATGCACTGCTAGGTACATGTCAgctacatatttttaatctaacgAAATGTTgacaaagttattattatttctaggaAAAGTTAGATGAAGAATATCACaacaaaattgaacaaaatcgAAAAGCTGCTGATGAAAAGACTGCCAAAAAGCGAGCAAAGAGacttaaaaagaagaaaatggctaaattgaaagaaaaaaaggcGAAAACGGAAAATAAACAGAATGCTTCATCACAGTCGGACAGTAGCAGTGACTATGAAGAAACTGACATACAAAATGAGAATGAGCACAAAcagaataatgaaataaaagaaccAACTACAGCTGAACAAGATAGTTGATAacagacaaatatttataggctaagataaataaaagtctttatattttaataattttattactttaacatATATTGTAAAACCTCATAACAagtaatgaatgaaaaaaaatcaataaattaaaattaataaataatatatttagaaacaCTTTTT
The window above is part of the Trichoplusia ni isolate ovarian cell line Hi5 chromosome 11, tn1, whole genome shotgun sequence genome. Proteins encoded here:
- the LOC113499008 gene encoding PRKR-interacting protein 1 homolog yields the protein MSDSDSKSEKKPIVIKNATDLQRLKLEKLMKNPDKPVVIPEPPKSKSLAAPPDFVRNVMGSSAGAGSGEFHVYRHLRRKEYARQKFIQEKSEKEKLDEEYHNKIEQNRKAADEKTAKKRAKRLKKKKMAKLKEKKAKTENKQNASSQSDSSSDYEETDIQNENEHKQNNEIKEPTTAEQDS